The Moraxella haemolytica genome window below encodes:
- a CDS encoding Bax inhibitor-1/YccA family protein — protein MANPIVSRTELAVGGVAMTIGGVVKKSAFLLALAAVAGFSVFFYALMGGISMNMLYPLALVGLFAGMGLGLVSAFKPHLAKSLAVPYALCEGVLLGAFSTIMYTRYPSVPLSALSATFITAAVMLTLYTTGIVKVTEKFRSILTSAIIAIGILYLVQLGFRLFGSSLPLLFDGGLVAIGFSVFVTLIASFSLLLDFDNIEQGVQHGASREFEWVYSIGILSTLVWMYIEFLRLIGYLQDD, from the coding sequence ATGGCAAATCCTATCGTAAGTCGCACCGAGCTTGCTGTTGGCGGTGTCGCCATGACAATTGGCGGTGTGGTCAAAAAAAGTGCGTTTTTGCTAGCATTGGCGGCTGTAGCAGGTTTTTCTGTGTTCTTTTATGCCTTAATGGGTGGTATTTCTATGAATATGCTATACCCATTGGCACTGGTCGGTCTATTCGCCGGCATGGGATTGGGATTGGTTAGTGCTTTTAAGCCACATCTTGCCAAAAGTCTGGCTGTACCGTATGCCTTGTGTGAAGGCGTGCTACTTGGTGCATTTAGCACCATCATGTACACAAGATATCCAAGCGTGCCACTATCAGCCCTATCAGCAACATTTATTACCGCCGCTGTCATGCTAACCTTATACACCACAGGCATCGTAAAAGTTACTGAAAAATTCCGCTCAATTTTGACATCAGCCATCATCGCCATCGGTATTTTATATCTGGTACAACTTGGTTTTAGATTATTTGGTTCAAGCCTGCCACTCCTATTTGATGGTGGTTTGGTGGCAATCGGTTTTAGCGTTTTTGTTACTTTGATTGCATCATTTAGCCTACTGCTAGATTTTGATAATATTGAACAAGGCGTACAACATGGCGCATCTCGTGAATTTGAGTGGGTGTATAGCATTGGCATTTTATCAACGCTGGTTTGGATGTACATTGAGTTTTTGCGTTTGATTGGCTACCTACAAGACGACTAA
- a CDS encoding heavy metal translocating P-type ATPase: MTIDNKIDDEISQSLLLPPTDACFHCGEVLPKEPFYTTIFNKARPMCCLGCQLASQSIVDLQLEQYYLDRREISPTASLPDVMNFDAYNHDDIKAQFVYQEDGGNTAELSVANLRCSACTWLIETRLRAIDGVRMCQVNLTQQRMRVSWDEHRCSIGEILRAVHSVGYDAKPYRQDTHEAMLKRQNKQMLIRLAISALGAMQAMMFSIGMYFGAYTGILLEHRDFLRYVALFVTIPVLFYSGVPFFASAYNAIKARQVNMDVPVCIALITTFAASVYATLTGTGEAYFDSVSMFIFFLLAGRYIEHNARLKASNMASDLVVINPILVQKITNDNDLVAKLTKDDTLSQDDKKSIIDTWWRQHQANQELVISEVQDRLLAQSVEIGDVICIDAGSQIVTDGILLSETATVSQSLLTGESDLIVKERGDVVVGGAQNDSQPFIMLVTAKVDDSQISLIDRLMNRAMSEKPKIAQDADKMARWFVARVLVLSCLVFAVWWFIDKHEALWATVAVLVATCPCALSLATPIALTVSTNRLASLGFLATRGHTIQTLSEVSHACFDKTGTLTLGQANLLETVSVIDKTDALKIAAALEIGSKHPVAWAILTAAHGLHLPSVKDGIHHTAGGVEGWIDGVCYRIGHQQFVQPQGILPTMLIENLGKYQANMSVLLSCMIQGEWQTVARFYFNDTIRQDAHAMIDELKRQNITPIMLTGDPNPSAVEVAKSLGIEQAYFGLTPQDKVSHIKQLQASGYTVLMVGDGINDAPVLAAANVSTAMAGATDLAQVSSDSVLMGGKMMAITQALSLSAKTQKIIRQNLRWALAYNAIVLIPAALGYIPPWLAAIGMSISSLFVVANAMRLKR; encoded by the coding sequence TGAATTTTGATGCGTATAATCATGATGATATTAAGGCACAATTTGTCTATCAAGAAGATGGTGGTAATACCGCAGAATTATCGGTGGCGAACTTACGCTGTTCGGCGTGCACTTGGCTTATCGAGACCCGTTTAAGAGCGATAGATGGCGTGCGAATGTGTCAGGTCAATCTGACTCAGCAGCGTATGCGAGTCAGTTGGGACGAGCATCGGTGTAGTATTGGTGAGATATTAAGGGCGGTACACTCGGTAGGCTATGATGCTAAGCCGTATCGACAAGATACGCATGAAGCCATGTTAAAACGCCAAAACAAGCAAATGCTGATTCGTCTGGCAATCTCGGCACTTGGGGCAATGCAGGCAATGATGTTTTCCATTGGTATGTATTTTGGGGCATATACAGGCATCTTGTTGGAGCATCGAGATTTCCTGCGGTATGTGGCGTTATTTGTTACCATACCTGTGTTATTCTATTCAGGCGTGCCGTTTTTTGCATCGGCATATAATGCCATCAAGGCTCGCCAAGTAAACATGGATGTGCCTGTTTGTATTGCACTCATCACCACTTTTGCTGCCAGTGTCTATGCAACCTTAACAGGAACAGGCGAAGCATATTTTGACTCGGTATCGATGTTTATTTTCTTTTTGTTGGCTGGTCGTTATATTGAACATAACGCTCGCCTAAAAGCATCAAACATGGCATCTGATTTGGTGGTAATCAATCCCATTTTGGTGCAAAAAATTACTAATGACAACGATCTTGTCGCTAAGTTAACTAAAGATGACACGCTAAGCCAAGATGATAAAAAATCCATCATTGATACATGGTGGCGACAACATCAGGCAAATCAAGAGCTAGTGATAAGCGAAGTCCAAGATAGACTGCTTGCTCAGTCGGTGGAGATTGGCGATGTCATCTGTATTGATGCAGGGTCGCAGATTGTTACCGATGGTATTTTGTTGTCAGAGACGGCGACGGTATCACAGAGTTTGCTAACAGGTGAGAGTGATTTGATTGTCAAGGAGCGTGGCGATGTGGTTGTGGGGGGTGCTCAAAATGATAGCCAGCCTTTTATCATGCTTGTTACGGCTAAGGTTGATGACAGCCAAATCTCTTTGATTGACAGACTGATGAATCGAGCCATGAGCGAAAAACCAAAAATCGCTCAAGATGCGGATAAGATGGCAAGATGGTTTGTGGCACGAGTGTTGGTGTTGTCATGTCTTGTGTTTGCGGTGTGGTGGTTTATTGATAAGCATGAGGCGTTATGGGCGACAGTGGCGGTGTTGGTGGCAACCTGCCCCTGTGCCTTAAGTCTTGCCACACCGATAGCCTTGACGGTATCAACCAATCGTTTGGCATCGCTTGGTTTTTTGGCGACTCGTGGGCATACCATTCAGACCTTATCGGAAGTAAGCCATGCTTGTTTTGATAAGACAGGCACGCTAACGCTTGGGCAGGCGAACCTTTTGGAGACGGTTAGCGTCATTGATAAGACGGATGCTCTAAAAATCGCCGCCGCTCTTGAGATTGGCTCAAAGCACCCTGTAGCGTGGGCTATACTAACAGCAGCTCACGGACTGCATTTGCCAAGTGTCAAAGATGGCATCCACCACACGGCAGGTGGTGTGGAGGGGTGGATTGATGGTGTGTGTTACCGCATTGGTCATCAACAGTTTGTGCAACCACAAGGCATACTGCCCACCATGTTGATAGAAAATCTTGGAAAATATCAGGCGAATATGTCGGTGTTGTTATCCTGTATGATTCAGGGTGAGTGGCAAACGGTGGCAAGATTTTATTTTAATGACACCATCAGACAAGATGCTCATGCAATGATTGATGAGCTAAAACGCCAAAATATCACACCCATCATGCTCACAGGCGACCCCAATCCAAGTGCTGTGGAGGTGGCAAAATCGTTGGGAATTGAGCAGGCGTATTTTGGATTGACACCGCAAGATAAAGTCAGTCACATCAAGCAGTTGCAAGCGTCAGGATATACGGTACTCATGGTGGGTGATGGCATTAATGATGCACCCGTTCTGGCGGCAGCAAATGTCTCAACGGCGATGGCAGGTGCGACGGATTTGGCACAGGTGTCATCAGACAGTGTGCTAATGGGTGGCAAAATGATGGCGATTACTCAGGCACTTAGTCTTTCTGCAAAGACACAAAAGATTATCCGCCAAAATTTGCGTTGGGCATTGGCTTATAACGCCATTGTACTGATTCCTGCGGCATTGGGCTATATACCGCCTTGGCTAGCGGCGATTGGTATGTCGATATCTAGTTTGTTTGTGGTGGCAAATGCCATGCGATTAAAGCGATAA